The Pseudomonas azotoformans genome has a segment encoding these proteins:
- a CDS encoding phosphate/phosphite/phosphonate ABC transporter substrate-binding protein — protein MSDHYAELLMYVAPEPIEQANQQWLARILDHLNLGRRNADHLDLHSLWLAPELLLTQTCGYPLMTQLRGQVRVIGRPCYELPHSSQGEHCSLLLTRDDNPRHTLADFYNSRGVINGHDSNSGMNLLRERLAPLQRDGRFFASVAISGAHRESLRWLREDRADLAAIDSVTYDYLARFAPQDVAGLRIVTRSAPSPTLPYIGPVGLSDEQVIQIRQAMNQALQDLPQMAETLGLQAVLPASEDDYQVLLGYEQQAASAGYPVLQ, from the coding sequence ATGAGTGACCACTATGCCGAGCTGCTGATGTACGTCGCGCCCGAGCCGATCGAGCAGGCCAACCAGCAGTGGCTTGCGCGCATCCTCGACCACCTGAACCTGGGGCGGCGCAATGCCGATCACCTTGACCTGCACAGTCTGTGGCTTGCGCCTGAATTGCTCCTGACCCAGACCTGCGGTTATCCGCTGATGACCCAGCTGCGCGGCCAGGTCCGCGTCATCGGCCGCCCATGCTACGAGTTGCCCCATAGCAGCCAGGGCGAGCATTGCAGCCTGTTGCTGACCCGCGATGACAACCCACGCCACACCCTGGCGGACTTCTACAACAGCCGTGGCGTGATCAACGGCCACGATTCCAACAGCGGCATGAACCTGCTGCGCGAACGCCTGGCCCCCTTGCAACGCGACGGGCGCTTCTTCGCCAGCGTCGCCATCAGCGGCGCCCACCGCGAGAGCCTGCGTTGGCTGCGCGAAGACCGCGCCGACCTGGCGGCCATCGACAGTGTCACCTACGACTACCTCGCCCGTTTTGCGCCGCAGGACGTGGCGGGACTGCGCATCGTCACGCGCAGCGCACCGAGCCCGACCTTGCCCTATATCGGTCCAGTGGGCTTGAGCGATGAGCAGGTGATTCAGATCCGTCAGGCCATGAACCAGGCACTGCAGGATTTACCGCAGATGGCCGAGACGCTGGGCCTGCAGGCCGTACTGCCCGCCAGTGAAGACGACTACCAAGTGCTGTTGGGCTACGAGCAACAAGCCGCCAGCGCGGGCTACCCAGTGCTTCAATAA
- a CDS encoding YihY/virulence factor BrkB family protein has product MIFPVLDGLKLHKVLLRTVKEFVDDEMPTYASALAYQMLFSLFPFLLFLIALIGFLHLPDFFTWLRLQSELVLPPQALEQVNPVIDQLQQSKGGLLSVGIVIALWTASAGVRLMMSAMNAAYDVVEGRPIWKRFPLSIFYTVGIAGMLLAAAALMVLGPQVMEWLAGQIGMQEFVVTLWTILRWPLIVILLMFAVALMYYVMPDVEQKFRFITPGSVLAVVVWIVASLGFGYYVKTFADYNAMYGSIGAIIVLLLYFYISAAVLLLGAEMNAVIEHMSAEGKDPGEKEFDEPGHTDEKQHVSGLGRDHSKPTADEV; this is encoded by the coding sequence ATGATTTTTCCGGTTCTCGATGGTCTCAAGCTGCACAAAGTGCTGCTGCGCACCGTCAAGGAATTCGTCGATGACGAAATGCCCACCTACGCCTCGGCACTGGCCTACCAGATGCTGTTCTCGCTGTTTCCCTTCCTGCTGTTCCTGATTGCCCTGATCGGTTTCCTGCACCTGCCGGACTTTTTCACGTGGCTGCGCCTGCAGTCGGAACTGGTGTTGCCGCCCCAGGCCCTGGAGCAGGTCAACCCGGTGATCGACCAGTTGCAGCAATCCAAGGGTGGCCTGCTGTCGGTGGGTATCGTGATCGCGCTGTGGACGGCCTCGGCCGGCGTGCGCCTGATGATGAGCGCGATGAACGCCGCCTACGATGTGGTTGAAGGCCGGCCGATCTGGAAGCGCTTCCCGCTGTCGATTTTCTACACCGTTGGCATCGCCGGCATGTTGCTGGCCGCCGCTGCACTGATGGTGCTGGGCCCGCAGGTAATGGAATGGCTGGCCGGGCAGATCGGCATGCAGGAATTCGTGGTGACTTTGTGGACCATCCTGCGCTGGCCGTTGATCGTGATTCTGCTGATGTTCGCCGTGGCCCTCATGTACTACGTGATGCCCGACGTCGAGCAGAAATTCCGCTTCATCACCCCAGGCTCAGTGCTGGCGGTGGTGGTATGGATCGTCGCGTCGCTGGGTTTTGGCTACTACGTCAAAACCTTTGCCGACTACAACGCCATGTATGGCAGTATCGGCGCGATCATCGTGTTGCTCCTGTACTTCTACATTTCGGCCGCTGTGTTGCTGCTGGGCGCGGAGATGAACGCGGTGATCGAGCACATGTCCGCCGAGGGCAAGGATCCGGGCGAAAAAGAATTCGATGAACCCGGCCACACCGATGAAAAACAGCACGTCTCAGGCCTCGGCCGGGACCACTCCAAGCCCACTGCCGATGAAGTCTGA
- the def gene encoding peptide deformylase: MIREILKMGDERLLRIAPPVPPEMFDSPELWQLIDDMFQTMEHVGGVGLAAPQIGVDLQLVIFGFEASERYPDAPPVPQTILINPLITPLSPVLEEGYEGCLSVPGLRGAVDRYQQIRYEGFDPKGEPIVRIAEGFHARVVQHECDHLIGRLYPSRITDFTKFGFIEVMFPDMDPTADD; encoded by the coding sequence ATGATCCGTGAAATACTGAAAATGGGCGACGAGCGCCTGCTGCGCATCGCGCCTCCGGTCCCGCCGGAAATGTTCGACAGCCCCGAGCTGTGGCAATTGATCGACGACATGTTCCAGACCATGGAACACGTGGGCGGCGTCGGCCTGGCAGCGCCGCAGATCGGTGTCGACCTGCAATTGGTGATCTTCGGCTTCGAAGCCAGCGAACGCTACCCGGACGCGCCGCCGGTGCCGCAGACGATTTTGATCAACCCACTGATCACACCACTGAGCCCGGTGCTGGAAGAGGGCTATGAAGGCTGCCTGTCCGTGCCGGGTTTGCGGGGGGCGGTGGACCGTTACCAACAGATTCGTTATGAGGGTTTTGACCCAAAGGGCGAGCCGATTGTGCGCATCGCCGAGGGCTTTCATGCGCGGGTGGTGCAGCATGAATGCGATCACCTGATCGGCCGGTTGTATCCGTCGCGGATTACCGACTTCACCAAGTTCGGCTTTATCGAAGTGATGTTCCCGGACATGGATCCCACGGCTGACGACTAG
- a CDS encoding fatty acid desaturase has translation MANYLDLTQRREIEALASTFIARTEWPTWLLLIGVYAGWFAVILGSHWLGLGLSLLLLIPIVTLWLSVQHELLHGHPTRSLRLNKLLGYAPFAVWYPYTLYRDSHLLHHNDEDLTLPGIDPESRYLNQQQWDNSSLFERGVHWLTKTVLGRFVLAAPLAIARLARHEYRRLPQVWPMWLAHGVVTVLMLSFIAHYSALSVWHYLLLVSVPALSLASIRSYYEHRPHPQPEQRTVLNEASWPWTWLFLNNNLHLVHHDLPKLPWYLLPTVYRARREQWVARSGGFLVQGYGQLISRHGLKAIDSPRHPFA, from the coding sequence ATGGCAAACTACCTTGATCTGACCCAACGCCGGGAAATCGAAGCCCTGGCCAGCACCTTTATCGCAAGAACCGAATGGCCGACCTGGCTGCTGCTGATCGGCGTGTACGCCGGTTGGTTTGCCGTGATCCTGGGCAGCCATTGGCTGGGCCTGGGGTTGAGCCTCTTGCTGCTGATTCCAATCGTGACGCTGTGGCTGTCGGTGCAACACGAATTGCTCCACGGCCATCCCACCCGTTCGTTGCGACTCAATAAACTGCTCGGCTACGCGCCCTTTGCGGTGTGGTACCCGTACACGCTGTACCGCGACAGTCACTTGCTGCACCACAACGACGAAGACTTGACCTTGCCGGGCATCGACCCGGAAAGCCGGTACCTCAACCAGCAGCAATGGGATAACAGTTCGCTGTTCGAGCGTGGCGTGCATTGGCTGACCAAGACGGTACTGGGCCGCTTTGTGTTGGCCGCCCCCTTGGCAATCGCCCGTTTGGCCCGTCACGAATATCGGCGCCTGCCCCAAGTGTGGCCGATGTGGCTTGCCCATGGCGTCGTCACCGTGTTGATGCTGAGTTTCATCGCCCATTACAGCGCGCTCTCGGTGTGGCATTACCTGCTGCTGGTCAGCGTGCCGGCCTTGTCCCTGGCGTCGATCCGTTCCTACTATGAACACCGCCCGCACCCGCAGCCGGAGCAACGCACCGTGCTCAACGAAGCGTCCTGGCCGTGGACCTGGCTGTTCCTCAACAACAACCTGCACCTGGTGCACCACGACCTGCCGAAACTGCCCTGGTACTTGCTGCCCACGGTCTACCGTGCCCGACGTGAGCAATGGGTGGCGCGCAGCGGCGGTTTCCTGGTGCAAGGCTACGGCCAGTTGATCAGCCGCCACGGCCTCAAGGCCATCGACAGCCCCCGGCACCCTTTTGCGTGA
- a CDS encoding TonB-dependent receptor yields the protein MNQFNRVPLRTFALVPLASLLLSFAASAEEVRQVYHIAPGPLDEVLLNISRQSGQVISFTPQLGNYSSASVDGSLSAQQAVDAALKGTGLQVQVSPDGAFIIKEGASKNATSNVNAQTRAAQAPTLDRVVAIGTRRSDATALTSAAPVDVINAEELKQTGATSLNQALFQLLPSFNFPQNQSATRGQNPKGASLRGLAPDQTLVLINGKRRHASAVVNISGGVPFIGAQPVDLDMIPISSIDHVEVLRDGASAQYGSDAVAGVVNIVLKERDSGGQVNTQLGKYAQGDGFSKTTDGWYGLGLPGDGFLTLSFNTLNNKPTDIGDQYVADGQLQDPRWGGAGRDKFNLAANAEVGLSDQWRLYSFATFGQDKSVNNTPPLLANNPNNVPGIYPNGTIPKYRYRYEDGALTVGTRYEDDTLGRFDLSATYGRDKHDELAFNTVNPSYGLNSPTKFDVATLVNEQTNLGLDYAKDLDVNWSSHPLTVSAGIAYRHEQYRLEEGDYESYSFGGINGVQVGAVQASGLTPDDAGTYKRDVGGVYFGLEHQLTDKFQVGLAGRTEHYSDFGSATTGKLSARYDFTPQVGLRATVNNSFRAPTLGQIGTSWTTTTNVDINGNPVLTRMLPADNPAARALGAEPLKPEKSTNYSLGLVLRPIENASLTIDAYQISIRDRLLYSGGISGPRAEQILQQAGFGQYTWAQFMTNAANTRTRGVDIVGKYNLDLAQYGALSLSAGYTKARTTIEKVHENPNGFDILTREARGFLEHGYPEDKLVLGATHRIGAWTIALSETRYGEYRKYAASEANAQYDQTFGAQWNTDLDVNYAFTKQLRLSVGANNLFDSKPDDFNTRLRQTPGQQYSYLSPSAPEGAFYYTRLSYDF from the coding sequence GTGAATCAGTTCAACCGTGTGCCGCTTCGAACCTTTGCCCTGGTGCCGTTGGCCAGCCTGTTGTTGTCGTTTGCCGCGAGTGCCGAAGAGGTGCGCCAGGTCTATCACATCGCACCAGGCCCGCTGGATGAAGTGCTGCTGAACATCAGCCGCCAAAGCGGCCAGGTGATCTCGTTTACGCCGCAGTTGGGTAACTATTCCTCGGCCAGCGTGGACGGTTCTCTGTCGGCGCAACAGGCCGTAGACGCTGCGCTCAAGGGCACCGGCCTGCAAGTCCAGGTGAGCCCGGACGGCGCGTTCATCATCAAGGAAGGCGCGAGCAAAAACGCGACCAGCAACGTCAACGCGCAAACCCGTGCAGCGCAAGCGCCGACCCTGGACCGCGTGGTCGCCATCGGCACCCGGCGCAGCGACGCCACTGCCCTGACCAGCGCCGCGCCGGTGGATGTGATCAACGCCGAAGAACTCAAGCAGACCGGCGCCACCAGCCTCAACCAGGCGCTGTTCCAACTGCTGCCGTCGTTCAATTTTCCGCAAAACCAGAGCGCCACCCGTGGCCAGAACCCCAAGGGCGCGTCCCTGCGTGGCCTGGCGCCGGACCAGACGCTGGTGCTGATCAACGGCAAGCGCCGTCATGCCTCGGCGGTGGTGAACATCTCCGGTGGCGTGCCGTTCATTGGCGCGCAGCCGGTGGACCTGGACATGATCCCCATCAGCAGCATCGACCACGTCGAAGTGCTGCGCGATGGCGCCTCGGCGCAATACGGCTCGGATGCGGTGGCGGGCGTGGTCAACATCGTGCTCAAGGAGCGTGACAGCGGTGGCCAGGTCAACACCCAACTGGGCAAGTACGCCCAGGGCGACGGCTTCAGCAAAACCACTGACGGTTGGTACGGCCTGGGGTTGCCGGGGGATGGCTTTCTCACCCTGAGCTTCAACACCCTCAACAACAAACCCACCGACATTGGCGACCAATACGTCGCCGACGGCCAGTTGCAAGACCCGCGCTGGGGCGGTGCCGGGCGCGATAAATTCAACCTGGCGGCCAACGCCGAAGTCGGCCTGAGCGACCAATGGCGCCTCTACAGTTTCGCCACCTTTGGCCAGGACAAATCGGTAAACAACACGCCGCCGTTGCTGGCGAATAATCCGAATAACGTGCCGGGCATTTACCCCAACGGCACCATTCCCAAATACCGCTACCGCTATGAAGACGGCGCACTCACCGTCGGCACCCGCTATGAAGACGACACGCTTGGCCGCTTTGACCTCAGCGCCACCTACGGTCGCGACAAGCACGATGAACTGGCCTTCAACACCGTCAACCCGAGCTACGGCCTGAACAGCCCGACCAAGTTTGACGTGGCGACACTGGTCAACGAGCAGACCAACCTTGGCCTGGATTACGCCAAGGACCTGGACGTCAACTGGTCGAGCCATCCGCTGACCGTCTCGGCAGGCATTGCCTACCGCCATGAGCAGTATCGTCTGGAGGAGGGCGACTACGAGTCCTACTCCTTTGGCGGCATCAACGGTGTGCAGGTCGGCGCGGTGCAAGCCTCCGGTCTCACACCAGACGACGCCGGCACCTACAAGCGGGATGTCGGCGGCGTTTACTTTGGCCTTGAGCACCAGCTCACCGACAAATTCCAGGTCGGCCTGGCCGGACGTACCGAGCACTACTCGGACTTCGGTTCGGCCACCACCGGCAAGCTCTCGGCGCGGTATGACTTCACGCCGCAGGTGGGCTTGCGCGCCACGGTGAACAACTCCTTCCGTGCGCCGACCCTGGGCCAGATCGGCACGTCGTGGACCACCACCACCAACGTCGACATCAACGGCAACCCGGTGCTGACGCGCATGTTGCCCGCCGACAACCCGGCCGCCCGTGCCTTGGGTGCCGAGCCGCTCAAGCCCGAGAAGTCCACCAACTATTCCCTGGGCTTGGTGTTGCGCCCGATTGAAAACGCTTCGTTGACCATCGACGCCTACCAGATCTCGATTCGTGATCGCCTGCTCTACAGCGGCGGTATTTCCGGGCCACGTGCCGAACAGATCCTGCAGCAAGCCGGGTTTGGCCAGTACACCTGGGCGCAGTTCATGACCAACGCGGCCAATACCCGCACCCGTGGCGTCGACATCGTCGGCAAGTACAACCTGGACCTGGCGCAGTACGGCGCGTTGAGCCTGTCGGCCGGCTACACCAAGGCGCGCACCACGATTGAGAAGGTCCACGAAAACCCCAACGGCTTCGACATCCTCACCCGCGAAGCCCGTGGCTTCCTGGAACACGGCTACCCCGAAGACAAGCTGGTACTCGGTGCGACCCACCGCATCGGCGCATGGACCATCGCCCTCAGCGAAACCCGCTACGGCGAATACCGCAAATACGCCGCCAGCGAAGCCAACGCCCAGTACGACCAGACCTTCGGCGCACAGTGGAACACCGACCTGGACGTGAACTACGCCTTCACTAAACAACTGCGCTTGTCAGTCGGCGCCAACAACCTGTTCGACAGCAAGCCCGACGACTTCAACACCCGCCTGCGCCAGACCCCGGGCCAGCAGTACAGCTACTTGTCGCCGTCGGCGCCGGAAGGGGCGTTTTACTACACGCGGCTCAGTTATGACTTTTAA
- a CDS encoding aliphatic sulfonate ABC transporter substrate-binding protein, whose amino-acid sequence MLKIFAAAVLSLVAAQVLAAEPATLRIGYQKSSVSMVLAREHKLFEDALPGTQVQWIEFLGGPPLIEALNGGSLDIGNIGDIPPIFAQAAGIDLQYFAVEPNEGKTEAVLVPKASSVQSVAELKGKRVALLKGSSAHNLFLKSLLRAGLQWKDVNVVYLSPSDGRAAFEQGKVDAWVVWDPYYSAAVVDGSARVLGDGQGLNPAGSFFVVSSPFAKQYPQSIGAIIQTLAKAQRLSLDQPEDSIALMAKTLGLQPAVVKSYFEHRSPAPIRPLEAVDVGNQQRTADLFFTNGLIPKKVDVQQAVFKAP is encoded by the coding sequence ATGCTTAAAATATTCGCTGCTGCGGTACTTTCACTGGTTGCCGCTCAGGTGCTGGCGGCCGAACCGGCCACGTTGCGCATCGGCTACCAGAAAAGCTCTGTGAGCATGGTGCTGGCCCGTGAGCACAAACTCTTCGAGGACGCGTTGCCCGGTACCCAGGTGCAGTGGATCGAGTTCCTCGGCGGCCCGCCGCTGATCGAGGCGCTGAACGGCGGCAGCCTGGACATCGGCAATATCGGTGACATCCCACCGATCTTCGCCCAGGCCGCAGGCATCGATTTGCAGTATTTCGCCGTCGAACCCAACGAGGGCAAGACCGAAGCAGTGTTGGTGCCCAAAGCCAGCAGCGTGCAGAGCGTGGCCGAACTCAAGGGTAAGCGCGTGGCGCTGCTCAAGGGCTCCAGCGCCCACAACCTGTTCCTGAAAAGCCTGCTGCGCGCCGGTTTGCAATGGAAGGACGTGAACGTGGTGTACCTGTCGCCGTCCGATGGCCGCGCTGCGTTCGAGCAAGGCAAAGTCGACGCGTGGGTGGTGTGGGACCCGTACTACTCCGCGGCCGTGGTCGACGGTTCCGCCCGCGTGTTGGGCGACGGCCAGGGCCTCAATCCAGCGGGCAGTTTCTTCGTGGTGAGCAGCCCATTTGCCAAGCAATATCCGCAATCCATTGGCGCGATCATCCAGACCCTGGCCAAGGCGCAGCGCCTGTCCCTCGACCAGCCCGAAGACAGCATCGCACTGATGGCCAAGACCCTGGGCCTGCAACCGGCGGTGGTCAAAAGCTACTTCGAACACCGCTCGCCCGCGCCGATTCGCCCGTTGGAAGCGGTTGACGTCGGCAACCAACAACGCACCGCCGACCTGTTTTTTACCAACGGCCTGATCCCGAAAAAGGTCGATGTGCAGCAAGCGGTATTCAAGGCGCCATGA
- a CDS encoding FecR domain-containing protein — protein MSDELIDSATRWYVLLRSGQASTGDWQRYEQWRAADPRHDALCRQLETRLGVFQVPQAQGVSGKVLQQALEAPSSRRHVLQVALAGAGVAVGAALLAKPLGLPLTELTADIRTGTGERRTVALDDGSELLLNAQSAADIQFDPQRRLIRLREGELLAKVASDRIRPFLIQTDQARLRAYGNRFLVRERQGQGQVVALNGALEIDGQHGERLQLAAGHEVHYDRAGFGPVQASSSGATAWVDGFLQVRDRPLAEVIDALRPYHNGVLRLDPAVAGLRVSGLYRLDNPQQILDTLARTLPIHITRRSGFWVTVNAA, from the coding sequence ATGAGCGACGAACTGATCGACAGCGCCACGCGCTGGTACGTGCTGTTGCGCTCCGGCCAAGCTTCGACGGGCGACTGGCAGCGCTATGAACAATGGCGCGCCGCCGACCCGCGTCATGACGCCCTGTGCCGACAGTTGGAAACCCGCTTGGGCGTGTTCCAGGTTCCTCAGGCGCAAGGGGTGAGTGGCAAGGTGTTGCAGCAGGCGCTGGAGGCACCGTCCAGTCGACGGCATGTGTTGCAGGTCGCGCTGGCCGGTGCTGGTGTGGCAGTTGGCGCGGCCTTGCTGGCCAAGCCGCTGGGCTTGCCATTGACTGAACTCACGGCGGATATCCGCACCGGTACCGGCGAGCGCCGCACCGTCGCGTTGGACGATGGCAGCGAATTGCTGCTCAACGCGCAGAGCGCGGCTGATATCCAGTTTGATCCGCAACGCCGGCTGATACGCCTGCGCGAGGGCGAGTTGCTGGCCAAGGTCGCCAGCGACCGCATCCGACCGTTTTTGATCCAGACCGACCAGGCGCGTCTGCGCGCCTACGGCAATCGTTTCCTGGTGCGTGAACGGCAAGGGCAGGGCCAGGTGGTTGCCCTCAACGGCGCACTGGAAATTGACGGCCAGCACGGCGAACGCCTGCAACTCGCCGCCGGCCATGAAGTGCATTACGACCGCGCCGGATTCGGCCCGGTGCAGGCCAGTTCCTCCGGGGCCACGGCCTGGGTCGATGGCTTCCTGCAAGTGCGCGACCGGCCACTGGCCGAAGTCATTGACGCACTGCGGCCCTATCACAATGGCGTGCTGCGCCTGGACCCCGCTGTGGCGGGCCTGCGCGTCAGCGGCTTGTACCGGTTGGACAACCCCCAGCAAATCCTCGACACCCTGGCGCGCACCTTGCCGATCCACATCACCCGCCGCAGCGGTTTTTGGGTGACCGTCAATGCTGCGTGA
- a CDS encoding class I SAM-dependent methyltransferase, producing the protein MKTTLAALSFTALLVPVLGQAADAPITAKQYQSVLGGSWRDPANSARDGYRHPQQTLEFFSLGAKQTVIEITPGGGWYSELLAPLLNEHGHYIAAVQAASSSAYARTSEENLKKKFAADPARYAKAEVVEFDPKAPVFGKPASADAVLTFRNVHNWVEAGTAPATFSAFYKVLKPGGVLGVEDHRAKDGADLEAIKDSGYLTTAQVVKLATDAGFKLAGQSEVNANPKDTKDYPAGVWTLPPTLRLGEQDKAKYVAIGESDRMTLRFIKPTQ; encoded by the coding sequence ATGAAAACGACGCTTGCAGCTCTCTCCTTCACCGCCCTGCTCGTTCCAGTCTTGGGCCAGGCAGCCGACGCGCCCATTACCGCCAAGCAGTACCAGAGCGTGCTTGGCGGCAGTTGGCGCGACCCGGCCAACAGCGCCCGCGACGGCTATCGCCATCCGCAACAGACGCTGGAATTCTTTAGCCTGGGCGCCAAGCAGACGGTGATCGAAATTACCCCCGGTGGCGGTTGGTACAGCGAACTGCTGGCGCCGTTGCTCAATGAGCATGGGCATTACATCGCCGCCGTGCAGGCGGCGAGCAGCAGCGCCTACGCGCGTACGTCCGAAGAGAACCTGAAAAAGAAATTCGCGGCTGATCCAGCTCGCTACGCCAAGGCCGAGGTGGTCGAGTTCGACCCCAAGGCGCCGGTGTTCGGCAAGCCGGCGTCGGCGGATGCCGTACTGACCTTCCGCAATGTGCATAACTGGGTCGAGGCAGGCACTGCGCCGGCCACGTTCAGTGCGTTCTACAAGGTACTGAAACCGGGCGGCGTGCTGGGCGTGGAAGATCACCGGGCCAAGGACGGCGCAGATCTGGAAGCGATCAAGGACAGCGGCTACCTGACCACCGCACAGGTGGTGAAACTGGCGACCGATGCCGGGTTCAAGCTGGCGGGACAGAGCGAGGTGAATGCCAATCCGAAGGACACCAAGGATTACCCGGCAGGCGTGTGGACGTTACCGCCGACGCTGAGATTGGGCGAACAGGATAAGGCGAAGTATGTGGCGATCGGGGAGTCGGATCGGATGACGTTGCGGTTCATCAAGCCCACCCAGTAA
- a CDS encoding ABC transporter substrate-binding protein produces MKHLKKLLGGGLLALSLLTPAAHAAEAVKPIHFGDITWESGSLITEVLRLIVEKGYGLPTDTLPGSTVSLEAALAKDDIQVIGEEWAGRSPAWVKAENEGKVFGLGDTVKGATEGWWVPEFVIKGDAARGIKPLAPDLKSVADLPRYKDVFRDPEDPSRGRFLNSPTGWTSEIVNSQKLKAYKLTDSFVNFRTGSGAALDAEVASSIRRGKPVLFYYWSPTPLLGRFKLVKLEEPPFNAEAWKTLSDAKNPNPIGTRSMPARLAIGVSAPFKAQYPQLVSVFEKVDLPIDLLNGILGEMSEKRTPPHQVAEAFLKDHPDVWQQWVPADVAAKLKGAL; encoded by the coding sequence ATGAAGCATCTGAAAAAACTCCTGGGCGGTGGTCTGCTGGCCCTGAGCCTGCTGACCCCAGCCGCCCACGCCGCCGAAGCCGTCAAACCCATTCACTTCGGTGATATCACCTGGGAAAGCGGCAGCCTGATCACCGAAGTGCTGCGCCTGATCGTCGAGAAAGGCTACGGCCTGCCGACCGACACCTTGCCCGGCAGCACCGTGAGCCTGGAAGCCGCCCTGGCCAAGGACGATATCCAGGTGATCGGTGAAGAGTGGGCCGGGCGCAGTCCGGCGTGGGTCAAGGCGGAAAACGAAGGCAAGGTGTTCGGCCTCGGTGACACGGTCAAAGGCGCCACCGAAGGCTGGTGGGTGCCGGAGTTCGTGATCAAGGGCGATGCCGCGCGCGGTATCAAGCCCCTGGCGCCGGACTTGAAGTCGGTGGCCGACCTGCCGCGCTACAAGGACGTGTTCCGCGACCCCGAAGACCCGAGCCGTGGGCGCTTCCTCAACAGCCCAACCGGCTGGACCTCGGAGATCGTCAACAGCCAGAAACTCAAGGCCTACAAACTCACCGACAGCTTCGTCAACTTCCGCACCGGCTCTGGCGCGGCGCTGGATGCCGAAGTGGCGTCGTCGATCCGTCGTGGTAAACCCGTGTTGTTCTACTACTGGTCGCCGACGCCGCTGTTGGGGCGGTTCAAGCTGGTCAAGCTGGAAGAGCCGCCGTTCAACGCCGAAGCCTGGAAGACCCTGTCCGACGCGAAAAACCCCAACCCCATTGGCACCCGCTCGATGCCGGCGCGCCTGGCGATTGGTGTGTCGGCACCGTTCAAGGCGCAGTACCCGCAACTGGTGAGCGTGTTTGAAAAGGTCGACCTGCCGATTGACCTGCTTAACGGCATCCTCGGGGAAATGAGCGAGAAACGCACGCCGCCCCACCAAGTGGCTGAAGCCTTCCTCAAAGACCATCCAGACGTCTGGCAACAATGGGTGCCAGCCGATGTGGCGGCCAAGCTGAAGGGGGCGCTCTGA
- a CDS encoding sigma-70 family RNA polymerase sigma factor, with product MSGADTSHSDYVGGLFRSHYDWLCSRLHRHLDSRAHAEDIAADTFVQLLSAPGVMPIRQPRALLTTIAQRLMYQLWRRRDLERAYLDALDNDETSTAPSPEELAQMLEALQAIDQLLDGLPAKVKATFLLSQLNGLTYPEIASELGISQRSVSDYMTRAFNRCLRLCLE from the coding sequence ATGTCCGGCGCCGACACTTCTCACAGCGATTACGTGGGCGGATTGTTCCGCAGTCATTACGACTGGCTGTGCAGCCGTTTGCACCGCCACCTCGATTCCCGCGCCCACGCCGAAGACATCGCCGCCGACACCTTCGTCCAGCTGCTGAGTGCGCCGGGGGTGATGCCCATTCGCCAGCCACGTGCGCTGCTCACCACCATCGCCCAGCGGCTGATGTATCAACTGTGGCGCCGGCGTGATCTGGAACGGGCCTACCTCGACGCACTCGATAACGACGAAACCTCCACCGCGCCCTCTCCCGAAGAGCTGGCGCAAATGCTCGAAGCCCTGCAAGCCATCGACCAGTTACTCGACGGCTTGCCGGCCAAGGTCAAGGCGACCTTTTTGCTCTCGCAACTCAATGGCCTGACCTACCCGGAAATCGCCAGCGAACTGGGGATTTCCCAGCGCTCGGTCAGTGACTACATGACCCGCGCCTTCAACCGCTGCCTGCGGCTGTGCCTGGAATGA
- a CDS encoding GNAT family N-acetyltransferase, whose product MPELNIEPLAEPLWPLLNKFYRNHNSSMKALKGGRLWVARDAEIVAGLCLTPVVGGQWLTGVFVDPAYRGQGLAARVIEAAVADVDGTLWLLCHPDLEGLYQRMGFTQDTVLPQSLSERWVRYKRNKPMIAMGLDRLVRSTADNV is encoded by the coding sequence ATGCCCGAATTGAACATCGAACCGCTGGCAGAGCCGCTGTGGCCGCTGCTGAACAAGTTTTACCGCAACCACAACTCGTCAATGAAGGCCCTCAAGGGTGGGCGTTTGTGGGTGGCGCGCGACGCAGAGATCGTCGCCGGGTTGTGCCTGACGCCGGTGGTGGGAGGGCAATGGTTGACCGGGGTGTTCGTTGACCCGGCCTATCGCGGCCAAGGGCTGGCGGCGCGGGTGATCGAGGCCGCGGTTGCCGATGTCGACGGCACCCTGTGGTTGCTGTGTCATCCGGACCTGGAAGGGTTGTATCAACGGATGGGCTTCACCCAGGACACCGTGCTGCCGCAATCCCTCAGCGAACGCTGGGTACGCTACAAGCGCAACAAACCCATGATCGCGATGGGCTTAGATCGTTTGGTGAGGTCGACCGCAGATAATGTGTGA